From the genome of Agromyces badenianii:
GCCGCGATGGAGCGCGCCGTGCTGCGCGGCGTCACGGTGCGGGTGCTGCTCGACTTCGTGGCCTCGAACCGCACCGCCGACCACGACGCGACCTACGCCGAGCTCGATCGCATCGGCGCCCAGTGGAGTTTCATGCTGCCGGTGCATCCGCTCAAGGGCCAGTACCAACGGCCCGATCTGCGCAATCACCGAAAGCTCGTCGTGGTCGACGGGCGGGTGGGGTTCACGGGCTCGCAGAACCTCATCGACCGCAGCTACAACTCGCCCAAGAACCTGAAGCGGGGCCTGCAGTGGCAGGAGCTCGTGGCCCGGGTCACCGGGCCGATCGTGACGGGCATCGACGCCGTGTTCCTCTCGGACTGGTATCTGGAGACCGACGAACTGATCGTCTCGGAGAGCGTGCCGGCCGCCGCGGTGCCCGCCGACCCGTCGCCCGAGGCGCTCGTCTGCCAGGTCGTGCCGAGCGGCCCGGGCTACGACGCCGAGAACAACCTGCGGCTCTTCCTCACGCTCATCAACTCGGCGCAGCGCCGGGCGATCATCACGAGTCCGTACTTCGTGCCCGACGAGGCGATGCTCTACGCGATCACTTCGGCGTGCTACCGAGGGCTCGACGTGCAGTTGTTCGTCTCGGAGATCGGCGACCAGGGCTCCGTCTGGCACGCGCAGCGTTCGTACTACCGGGACCTGTTGCGTGCGGGCGTGAAGATCTGGCTGTATCCGGGCCCGTACATCCTGCACTCGAAGCACTTGTCGATCGACGACGACGTCGCGGTGATCGGCTCGAGCAACATGGACATCCGCTCGTTCAGCCTCAACGCCGAGATCTCGCTGCTCGTGCGGGGGGCGTCGTTCACGGCGCAGATGCGGGAGGTCGAGCAGGGCTATCGCGATGTCGGCCGGCAGCTCACGCTCGAGGAGTGGGACCGCGAGCCCGGGTCGGCGACGTTCCTCGACGG
Proteins encoded in this window:
- the cls gene encoding cardiolipin synthase, translating into MSTELAALIGVALILADLAIRIAALIIVPRERKPTAAMAWLLAIFLIPFIGILFFLLIGSAKLPKRRRERQREINELIAARAERVDLAPDRESWPDWFVSLTEQNRRLGALPAIEGNSAQLIGDYQASIDAMTAEIDTATRYVHVEFYIVSHDSTTKDFFAAMERAVLRGVTVRVLLDFVASNRTADHDATYAELDRIGAQWSFMLPVHPLKGQYQRPDLRNHRKLVVVDGRVGFTGSQNLIDRSYNSPKNLKRGLQWQELVARVTGPIVTGIDAVFLSDWYLETDELIVSESVPAAAVPADPSPEALVCQVVPSGPGYDAENNLRLFLTLINSAQRRAIITSPYFVPDEAMLYAITSACYRGLDVQLFVSEIGDQGSVWHAQRSYYRDLLRAGVKIWLYPGPYILHSKHLSIDDDVAVIGSSNMDIRSFSLNAEISLLVRGASFTAQMREVEQGYRDVGRQLTLEEWDREPGSATFLDGVARLTSALQ